In a single window of the Micrococcaceae bacterium Sec5.7 genome:
- a CDS encoding GntR family transcriptional regulator, giving the protein MTIQAAASKSEQAYAAIKSSILSGEYSPGYRLVLAKLAEDLGVSVVPVREAIRRLEAERFVVFERNVGATVAGIEPTEYLHTMQTLSIVEGAATALSAPLISPADIARARAVNALMRESLDNFDPVTFTRLNLDFHSILFENCPNPHILDLVHRGWNRLQALRSSTFSYVPGRARESVAEHEALLLLLESRTPAEEVERAARAHRTATLDAYLAHSRTTPSDKEKQ; this is encoded by the coding sequence GTGACCATCCAGGCTGCGGCCAGCAAGTCAGAACAGGCATATGCCGCTATCAAGAGCAGCATTCTCAGCGGCGAGTACTCCCCCGGCTACCGGCTGGTGCTGGCGAAACTTGCCGAAGACCTGGGCGTCAGCGTGGTCCCTGTCCGCGAGGCCATCCGCCGTCTGGAGGCCGAACGGTTTGTGGTGTTTGAGCGCAATGTCGGCGCCACCGTTGCCGGCATTGAGCCCACAGAATACCTGCATACGATGCAGACCCTGAGCATCGTGGAGGGTGCAGCCACGGCCCTGTCGGCGCCCCTGATCTCGCCGGCTGACATCGCCCGCGCCCGTGCCGTCAATGCCCTGATGCGCGAGAGCCTGGACAACTTCGATCCCGTGACGTTCACCAGACTGAACCTGGACTTCCACAGCATCTTGTTTGAAAACTGCCCGAACCCGCACATCCTCGATCTGGTGCACCGCGGCTGGAACCGGCTGCAGGCGCTGCGGTCCTCAACTTTCAGCTACGTTCCGGGCCGTGCCCGTGAGTCAGTGGCGGAACATGAGGCGCTGCTGCTACTGCTGGAAAGCAGGACCCCGGCCGAGGAAGTCGAACGCGCCGCACGGGCCCACCGTACCGCCACCCTTGACGCCTATCTTGCCCACTCCCGGACCACCCCGAGCGATAAGGAAAAACAATGA
- the dapA gene encoding 4-hydroxy-tetrahydrodipicolinate synthase: MKFRSDPQQHLKGSLAAMFTPFTDSGDVDHTSLRNMVEWQIASGSAGITIGGSTGEPSAQSVEERAAAIKVAAEAIGDRVPFMAGTGTAKLGETLELTQAAVDAGADASMIITPYYSRPTQEALYQWYATIAREFPDMPFVIYNVPSRTAVDMAPETVARLFHDFENIVGIKETTKDFEHFSRVMHLSGKELLVWSGIELLCLPLMAIGGVGFISALANIAPRASADMYNAWMAGDFETAREIHYGVHPLVDLLFVETNPAPGKWLMAQAGLIASDHVRPPLITPTDAGLAKIRELSYAGRKYLTPVDGFRLST, translated from the coding sequence ATGAAGTTCCGTTCCGATCCGCAGCAGCACCTCAAGGGCTCGCTGGCCGCCATGTTCACACCGTTCACGGATAGCGGCGACGTGGACCACACCAGCCTCCGCAACATGGTGGAGTGGCAGATCGCCAGCGGCTCCGCGGGCATCACTATCGGTGGCTCCACCGGCGAACCGAGCGCCCAGTCAGTGGAGGAGCGGGCCGCGGCCATCAAGGTGGCGGCCGAGGCAATCGGCGACCGCGTGCCGTTCATGGCGGGCACCGGCACCGCCAAACTCGGCGAAACGTTGGAACTGACGCAGGCCGCCGTCGACGCCGGCGCGGACGCCTCCATGATCATCACGCCGTACTACTCCCGGCCCACCCAGGAAGCCCTCTACCAGTGGTATGCCACCATCGCGAGAGAATTCCCGGACATGCCGTTCGTCATCTACAACGTGCCCTCCCGCACGGCCGTGGACATGGCCCCGGAGACTGTGGCACGGCTCTTCCACGATTTCGAAAACATCGTGGGCATCAAGGAGACCACCAAGGACTTCGAGCACTTCTCCCGCGTGATGCACCTGTCGGGCAAGGAGCTGCTGGTGTGGTCCGGCATCGAGCTGCTGTGCCTGCCCCTGATGGCGATCGGCGGCGTCGGATTCATCTCAGCGCTGGCCAATATTGCGCCGAGGGCCTCCGCGGACATGTATAACGCCTGGATGGCCGGCGACTTCGAAACCGCCCGGGAAATCCACTACGGCGTACACCCGCTGGTGGACCTCCTGTTCGTTGAGACCAACCCGGCACCCGGCAAATGGCTGATGGCGCAGGCAGGTCTGATTGCTTCGGACCACGTGCGCCCGCCGCTGATCACGCCCACCGACGCCGGGCTGGCGAAGATCAGGGAACTCAGCTACGCCGGCCGGAAGTACCTCACGCCGGTGGACGGCTTCCGCCTCAGCACATGA
- a CDS encoding flavin reductase family protein, which produces MIAKPRIQPDPQQSRRTSTPGAHHFRGSLGKFATGVAIVTFDGVTKRHGITVNSFTSVSMEPPLVLVSIARSTKAHDELAGRPFTVNILGAEQQQLAMHFAGRPGPEPLWVEGGTAPRLSNVLAYFECRPWAAYDGGDHTLYLGEVADFNYRNGDALAFANSRFTTIPESLLGMEDLL; this is translated from the coding sequence ATGATTGCTAAACCCCGGATCCAACCGGACCCCCAACAGTCCCGTAGGACGTCGACCCCCGGAGCCCACCATTTCCGCGGAAGCCTCGGCAAGTTCGCCACAGGTGTCGCGATCGTCACGTTCGACGGCGTCACCAAGCGTCACGGCATTACCGTGAACTCCTTCACTTCAGTCTCCATGGAGCCGCCGCTGGTGCTGGTCAGCATCGCGCGGAGTACCAAAGCGCATGACGAACTTGCCGGCCGTCCGTTTACGGTGAATATCCTGGGCGCCGAGCAGCAGCAGCTGGCCATGCACTTTGCCGGCAGGCCCGGGCCGGAGCCACTGTGGGTGGAAGGCGGCACGGCACCCAGGCTCTCCAACGTCCTTGCCTACTTCGAGTGCAGGCCCTGGGCTGCATATGACGGTGGGGATCACACCCTGTACCTCGGTGAGGTGGCGGATTTCAACTACCGAAACGGTGACGCCCTCGCCTTTGCCAACAGCCGCTTCACCACCATCCCCGAGAGTCTGCTGGGGATGGAAGACCTCCTCTAG
- a CDS encoding IclR family transcriptional regulator: MNPTAGSNTEAAPAQASPSQTLSRGIRALEILAEAQHPLTIAELADALGVHRSVAYRILRTLEDHALLVRDDAGRVQPGPGLAVLARGVSRNLQTAALPELTQLANTLNMTAFVAVWDHQDCITLVTVEPRHSGATVAQHPGTRHPINAGAPGIAIQSALSESEWNALVPGVSYRPEAAQARRRGFAASHDEVIPGLSSLAAPVRVPGGRPAALAVVYIRSAQDPEEMGAVLAASAARIESQLA; the protein is encoded by the coding sequence ATGAACCCCACCGCCGGAAGCAACACGGAAGCCGCACCAGCCCAGGCCTCGCCGTCGCAGACGCTCTCCCGTGGCATCCGGGCGCTGGAAATCCTTGCCGAGGCGCAACACCCGCTCACCATTGCCGAGCTTGCCGATGCGCTGGGTGTCCATCGCTCGGTGGCGTACCGGATCCTGCGCACTCTGGAGGACCATGCACTGCTGGTCCGTGATGACGCCGGACGCGTGCAGCCCGGGCCTGGCCTCGCCGTGCTGGCCAGGGGAGTGTCCCGCAATCTCCAGACGGCAGCCCTCCCCGAGCTGACGCAGCTTGCCAACACCCTGAACATGACGGCATTTGTGGCGGTCTGGGACCACCAGGACTGCATCACGCTGGTGACGGTGGAACCTCGGCACTCCGGGGCAACGGTGGCCCAGCACCCCGGCACGCGCCATCCCATCAACGCCGGCGCGCCCGGGATCGCAATCCAGTCGGCACTGAGCGAATCCGAGTGGAACGCCCTGGTTCCCGGCGTCTCGTACCGGCCGGAAGCCGCCCAGGCGCGCCGCAGGGGTTTTGCGGCCAGCCACGACGAAGTCATCCCCGGATTGTCCTCACTGGCTGCACCGGTCCGGGTGCCGGGCGGACGGCCGGCGGCGCTCGCCGTCGTCTACATCCGGTCGGCGCAGGATCCGGAGGAAATGGGGGCGGTGCTGGCGGCGAGCGCAGCCCGGATCGAAAGCCAGCTGGCGTAG
- a CDS encoding fumarylacetoacetate hydrolase family protein yields the protein MNGLSSEAIAATGKVIAVHINYPSRAAQRGRTPEQPSYFLKPSSSLSLSGGTVERPFGCELLGFEGEVALIIGTAARRVSVEDAWSHVGFVTASNDLGVYDLRYADKGSNLRSKGGDGFTPVGPGLIPAQDADPARLRVRTWLNGELVQEDTTGTLLFPFARLVADLSQLLTLEPGDIILTGTPAGASVAQPGDLMEIEVDDPASGITSGKLATTVTEGTAPLADFGAQPRTDDVQRAEAYGAPPPPATPPNPALSPGLRTKLESVATATLSAQLRKRGLNNVSIDGLQSTRPDRKVVGTARTLRYVPNREDLFKTHGGGFNAQKRAIDSLNEGEILVMEARGEKGTGTVGDILALRAQVNGAAAIITDGGVRDVTAVGALELPTYFANAHPAVLGRRHIPWDVDLTISCGGATVQPGDIIVADADGILVIPPALAEEVADGAISQEAEETYIAEMVGAGHSVDGLYPMNAEWQAKYKKWAAEQDAP from the coding sequence ATGAACGGGCTCTCAAGCGAGGCCATTGCCGCCACAGGCAAGGTTATCGCGGTGCACATCAACTACCCCAGCCGGGCAGCGCAACGCGGCCGCACACCGGAGCAGCCGTCCTATTTCCTCAAGCCCTCATCGTCGCTAAGCCTCTCCGGCGGCACCGTTGAGCGCCCGTTCGGATGCGAGCTCCTGGGCTTCGAGGGCGAAGTTGCCCTGATCATCGGCACGGCAGCCCGGCGCGTCAGTGTGGAAGATGCCTGGAGCCACGTCGGTTTTGTGACTGCTTCCAACGATCTGGGCGTCTATGACCTCCGGTACGCAGACAAGGGGTCCAACCTCCGGTCCAAGGGCGGCGACGGCTTTACACCCGTGGGCCCCGGCCTCATTCCGGCACAGGACGCTGACCCCGCTCGCCTCCGGGTGCGGACCTGGCTCAACGGCGAACTGGTCCAGGAAGACACCACAGGGACGCTGCTGTTCCCGTTCGCCCGGCTTGTGGCGGATCTTTCCCAGCTCCTCACACTGGAACCAGGCGACATCATCCTCACCGGAACTCCGGCAGGGGCTTCAGTAGCCCAACCGGGCGACCTGATGGAGATCGAAGTGGATGATCCGGCGTCGGGCATCACCTCCGGCAAACTGGCCACAACCGTCACCGAAGGTACGGCGCCGCTTGCAGACTTTGGTGCGCAACCGCGGACCGACGACGTCCAGCGTGCCGAAGCCTACGGTGCGCCGCCACCGCCCGCCACGCCGCCAAACCCGGCTCTCTCCCCCGGGCTCAGGACCAAACTGGAGTCAGTGGCCACCGCAACGCTCAGTGCGCAGCTGCGCAAACGCGGGCTCAACAACGTCAGCATTGACGGGCTTCAGTCCACCCGGCCGGACCGCAAGGTGGTGGGCACTGCCCGCACGCTCCGGTACGTGCCCAACCGTGAAGACCTGTTCAAAACCCACGGCGGGGGCTTCAACGCACAGAAGCGCGCCATCGATTCGCTCAACGAAGGCGAAATCCTGGTGATGGAAGCGCGCGGTGAAAAAGGCACCGGAACGGTCGGAGACATCCTGGCGCTCCGGGCTCAGGTCAACGGGGCGGCGGCGATCATTACCGACGGCGGCGTCCGCGACGTCACGGCCGTGGGGGCTCTCGAACTGCCCACGTACTTCGCCAACGCCCACCCGGCGGTCCTTGGCCGCCGCCATATCCCCTGGGACGTGGATCTGACCATTTCCTGCGGCGGCGCCACCGTCCAGCCCGGCGACATCATTGTTGCCGATGCCGACGGCATCCTGGTCATCCCGCCGGCTCTGGCGGAGGAAGTAGCAGACGGCGCCATCAGCCAGGAGGCGGAGGAAACCTACATCGCCGAAATGGTGGGGGCCGGGCACAGCGTGGACGGCCTCTACCCCATGAACGCCGAGTGGCAGGCGAAGTACAAGAAGTGGGCAGCGGAACAGGACGCCCCGTGA